A stretch of Lutra lutra chromosome 9, mLutLut1.2, whole genome shotgun sequence DNA encodes these proteins:
- the PKDCC gene encoding extracellular tyrosine-protein kinase PKDCC isoform X2: MRRRRAAVAAGFCASFLLGSVLNVLFAPGSEPPRPGQSPGPSPAPGPGRRGGRGELARQIRARYEEVQRYSRGGPGPGAGRPERRRLMDLAPGGPGLQRARPPRARPLPDGAPSWPPAPGPGSPGSGPLLGCAALRNVSGAQYVGSGYTKAVYRVRLPGGAAVALKAVDFSGHDLGSCVREFGARRGCYRLAAHKLLKEMVLLERLRHPNVLQICLSLGRLLHHLAHSPLGSVTLLDFRPRQFVLVDGELKVTDLDDARVEETPCASSTDCILEFPARNFSLPCSAQGWCEGMNEKRNLYNAYRFFFTYLLPHSAPPSLRPLLDSIVNATGELSWGVDETLAQLERVLHLFRSGQYLQNSTAGHRAEYQRLPDSTIPQEDYRCWPSYHHGSCLLSVFNLAEAVDVCESHAQCQAFVVTNQTTWTGRQLVFFKTGWSHVVPDPNKTAYVRASG, encoded by the exons atGCGGCGCCGGCGGGCGGCGGTCGCCGCGGGTTTCTGCGCCTCCTTCCTGCTGGGCTCCGTCCTCAACGTGCTCTTTGCACCGGGGTCGGAGCCTCCGCGGCCAGGCCAGTCCCCCGGGCCCTCGCCAGCCCCGGGCCCGGGCCGTCGCGGGGGCCGCGGGGAACTGGCCCGCCAGATCCGAGCGCGCTACGAGGAGGTGCAGCGCTATTCCCGCGGGGGCCCCGGGCCCGGGGCCGGCCGGCCGGAGCGGCGGCGCCTGATGGACCTGGCTCCGGGCGGGCCGGGCCTGCAGCGCGCCCGGCCCCCGCGGGCCCGGCCCCTGCCCGACGGCGCCCCGAGCTGGCCCCCGGCTCCCGGCCCGGGCTCCCCCGGCTCGGGCCCGCTCCTGGGCTGCGCCGCGCTCCGCAACGTGTCCGGCGCCCAGTACGTGGGCTCAGGCTACACCAAGGCCGTGTACCGGGTCCGCCTGCCCGGCGGCGCCGCGGTAGCGCTCAAGGCGGTGGACTTCAGCGGCCACGATCTGGGCAGCTGCGTGCGCGAGTTCGGGGCACGGAGGGGCTGCTACCGGCTGGCGGCCCACAAGCTGCTCAAGGAGATGGTGCTGCTGGAGCGGCTGCGGCACCCCAACGTGCTGCAG ATCTGCCTGAGCCTGGGCCGGCTCCTTCACCACCTGGCCCACTCCCCACTGGGCTCGGTCACTCTGCTGGACTTCCGCCCCCGACAGTTTGTGCTGGTGGACGGGGAGCTGAAGGTGACAGATCTGGACGACGCACGCGTGGAGGAGACACCGTGTGCCAGCAGCACTGACTGCATCCTGGAGTTTCCAGCCAGGAACTTCAGCCTGCCCTGCTCAGCCCAGGGCTGGTGTGAGGGCATGAATGAGAAGCGCAACCTCTACAATGCCTACAG ATTTTTCTTCACATACCTCCTGCCCCACAGTGCCCCACCCTCACTACGGCCTCTGCTGGACAGCATTGTCAACGCCACAG GAGAGCTCAGCTGGGGAGTCGATGAGACGCTGGCCCAGCTGGAGAGGGTGCTGCACCTGTTCCGGAGTGGGCAGTATCTGCAGAACAGCACAGCGGGCCACAGAGCTG AGTACCAGCGCCTCCCAGACAGCACCATCCCCCAGGAAGACTACCGCTGCTGGCCCTCCTACCACCACGGGAGCTGCCTCCTCTCTGTGTTCAATCTGGCAGAGGCCGTGGATGTCTGCGAGAGCCACGCCCAGTGCCAGGCCTTCGTGGTAACCAACCAGACCACCTGGACAG GTCGGCAGCTGGTATTTTTCAAGACAGGATGGAGCCACGTGGTCCCTGATCCCAACAAGACGGCATATGTGAGGGCCTCAGGCTGA
- the PKDCC gene encoding extracellular tyrosine-protein kinase PKDCC isoform X1, with translation MRRRRAAVAAGFCASFLLGSVLNVLFAPGSEPPRPGQSPGPSPAPGPGRRGGRGELARQIRARYEEVQRYSRGGPGPGAGRPERRRLMDLAPGGPGLQRARPPRARPLPDGAPSWPPAPGPGSPGSGPLLGCAALRNVSGAQYVGSGYTKAVYRVRLPGGAAVALKAVDFSGHDLGSCVREFGARRGCYRLAAHKLLKEMVLLERLRHPNVLQLYGYCYQDSEDIPDTLTTITELGAPVEMIQLLQTSWEDRFRICLSLGRLLHHLAHSPLGSVTLLDFRPRQFVLVDGELKVTDLDDARVEETPCASSTDCILEFPARNFSLPCSAQGWCEGMNEKRNLYNAYRFFFTYLLPHSAPPSLRPLLDSIVNATGELSWGVDETLAQLERVLHLFRSGQYLQNSTAGHRAEYQRLPDSTIPQEDYRCWPSYHHGSCLLSVFNLAEAVDVCESHAQCQAFVVTNQTTWTGRQLVFFKTGWSHVVPDPNKTAYVRASG, from the exons atGCGGCGCCGGCGGGCGGCGGTCGCCGCGGGTTTCTGCGCCTCCTTCCTGCTGGGCTCCGTCCTCAACGTGCTCTTTGCACCGGGGTCGGAGCCTCCGCGGCCAGGCCAGTCCCCCGGGCCCTCGCCAGCCCCGGGCCCGGGCCGTCGCGGGGGCCGCGGGGAACTGGCCCGCCAGATCCGAGCGCGCTACGAGGAGGTGCAGCGCTATTCCCGCGGGGGCCCCGGGCCCGGGGCCGGCCGGCCGGAGCGGCGGCGCCTGATGGACCTGGCTCCGGGCGGGCCGGGCCTGCAGCGCGCCCGGCCCCCGCGGGCCCGGCCCCTGCCCGACGGCGCCCCGAGCTGGCCCCCGGCTCCCGGCCCGGGCTCCCCCGGCTCGGGCCCGCTCCTGGGCTGCGCCGCGCTCCGCAACGTGTCCGGCGCCCAGTACGTGGGCTCAGGCTACACCAAGGCCGTGTACCGGGTCCGCCTGCCCGGCGGCGCCGCGGTAGCGCTCAAGGCGGTGGACTTCAGCGGCCACGATCTGGGCAGCTGCGTGCGCGAGTTCGGGGCACGGAGGGGCTGCTACCGGCTGGCGGCCCACAAGCTGCTCAAGGAGATGGTGCTGCTGGAGCGGCTGCGGCACCCCAACGTGCTGCAG CTCTATGGCTACTGCTACCAGGACAGCGAGGACATCCCGGACACCCTGACCACCATCACAGAGCTGGGTGCCCCTGTGGAGATGATCCAGCTGCTGCAGACTTCCTGGGAGGACCGCTTCcga ATCTGCCTGAGCCTGGGCCGGCTCCTTCACCACCTGGCCCACTCCCCACTGGGCTCGGTCACTCTGCTGGACTTCCGCCCCCGACAGTTTGTGCTGGTGGACGGGGAGCTGAAGGTGACAGATCTGGACGACGCACGCGTGGAGGAGACACCGTGTGCCAGCAGCACTGACTGCATCCTGGAGTTTCCAGCCAGGAACTTCAGCCTGCCCTGCTCAGCCCAGGGCTGGTGTGAGGGCATGAATGAGAAGCGCAACCTCTACAATGCCTACAG ATTTTTCTTCACATACCTCCTGCCCCACAGTGCCCCACCCTCACTACGGCCTCTGCTGGACAGCATTGTCAACGCCACAG GAGAGCTCAGCTGGGGAGTCGATGAGACGCTGGCCCAGCTGGAGAGGGTGCTGCACCTGTTCCGGAGTGGGCAGTATCTGCAGAACAGCACAGCGGGCCACAGAGCTG AGTACCAGCGCCTCCCAGACAGCACCATCCCCCAGGAAGACTACCGCTGCTGGCCCTCCTACCACCACGGGAGCTGCCTCCTCTCTGTGTTCAATCTGGCAGAGGCCGTGGATGTCTGCGAGAGCCACGCCCAGTGCCAGGCCTTCGTGGTAACCAACCAGACCACCTGGACAG GTCGGCAGCTGGTATTTTTCAAGACAGGATGGAGCCACGTGGTCCCTGATCCCAACAAGACGGCATATGTGAGGGCCTCAGGCTGA